The Dehalococcoidia bacterium genomic interval CAGGCAGTTCTCCTCCAGATGCTTGGGCTGCACCTCCCTCAGCGAATGAAAATTAAAGCAATGTAGTACCAACTTTACGTTCGGGAGAAGCACCTGTCAGCTTCGAAACTGCGGAAGTTGGGCTAGCCGTGACATCGTAGTTTTTCTGAGGTCCGGGAATTGCGGGACCTCTTTTAGGGTAGCTAGCTGTTGCCTAACCTCGGCCAATGCCGCAAGCATTTGCCGACATCCGGCACAATCCGACAAATGTCTATCCGCCAACCCCCGAATTTCCGGTGTCAACTCTTCAGCAGCGTAAGCGAAGAGGAGTTCCTGCATCTCAGCGCATCTCATTCTCCGGTACCCCCTGACATTTCTCCATAAGCTGCTCGGAATCTCCGGCTTCCCCTGGCCAGTCTCTTGCGAACCGCTTCCTCGGATATGCCCACAATCAGGGCGATTTCTCCATACTTGAATCCTTCAATGAAGTGGAGCACCATGCATTTTCGCTGATCGTAAGGAACCTCCAACAAGGACTCTTCGATAGCCATCTGCTGCTCGATCCTCTCTGGAGCGGAATCCTTCGCCGAAACAGCCTGTCTCCCATAATCGCTGAATGGGATAAATGGAATACGGCGCTTTCGGCGATAATACTGGCGCGCATTGTTGGTGGCAATCCGGTAGAGCCATGCCTTGAACGAAATGTGTGTATTGAAGCTGTCGATGCCGCGGTATGCCTGGAAGAAGGTGTCCTGAGCCAGGTCCTGTGCCACAGCGAAATCACCGGTCAAGCGATACAGATAACGCACCATCGGCATCTGATAATGCTCCACGATTTCTTCGAACGCGTCGATATGGCCCTGGCGTATCGATTCTATGATCCGGGCTTCATCCACAGACAGCGTCTCCTTTTTCCTTCATACTATAATGCTTGGGAACATCAAAACCGGACAAGCCCGGCAATATTGTCCGCTGGAATAGATCATTGTACCGACATGCGATAGACGGACAGGCAACCAAACGTCTCGCTGCAACGCCTTGAGGCCAGCTCTCTCTGGCCAATCGAGAACGCTGGCAGGGGTTACATCACTCAGCCTTGTGGTAGGGGTGGGGGGTCTTATTCTCCGAAAACAAAGTGACGGTGCGATACTCCACAGGAAAGGGTCAAGAGGTATAGCTTCAACTCATGCTACCCAAAGGGGCAACTTTACGATAAAAGCGGTCCCGACACCAACAGTGCTTCTCACCTCGATTTGGCCTTTGTGCAACCCTACGACATAAGCGGCAATCGATAAACCCAACCCAGCCCCACCGCTGTGCCT includes:
- a CDS encoding zf-HC2 domain-containing protein gives rise to the protein MRCAEMQELLFAYAAEELTPEIRGLADRHLSDCAGCRQMLAALAEVRQQLATLKEVPQFPDLRKTTMSRLAQLPQFRS
- a CDS encoding RNA polymerase sigma factor, producing the protein MDEARIIESIRQGHIDAFEEIVEHYQMPMVRYLYRLTGDFAVAQDLAQDTFFQAYRGIDSFNTHISFKAWLYRIATNNARQYYRRKRRIPFIPFSDYGRQAVSAKDSAPERIEQQMAIEESLLEVPYDQRKCMVLHFIEGFKYGEIALIVGISEEAVRKRLARGSRRFRAAYGEMSGGTGE